Within Longimicrobiaceae bacterium, the genomic segment GCATGAGCAGCGGGATCTCCAGCCCCACCATGGTCCCGATGGCGAGCACCAGCGCGTACAGCAGGAAGCGGAAGGAGTCCGTGTACGCGAAGGCCAGGAAGAGCAGCGTGGAGGAGAAGCCGCCCACGACCGCCACCATCAGCTCCACGGCCACGAAGCGCGCCGCCAGCCCCCGCGTTACGAAGCGCGAGAGCCAGCTCCCGATCCCCATGGCGAACAGGTAGGTCCCGATCACCGTCGAGAACATGGTGACGCTGTCCCCGAGCAGGTAGCTCGCCAGGGCGCCCGCCACGAGCTCGTAGATCAGGCCGCACGCCGCGATCAGCAGTACGGTGATGAAGAGTGCCAGGTGCAACTGCTTGTGCCTGCCGTGGGGTGGTTTGCCGATGTGGGGCCGCTCCGGAGCCAGGCCAAACGGCCGGGGCAGGCCCCTCCCCAAACCCCTCCCCCGCAAGCGGGAGAGGGGCTTTTGTCGTGCTCCCCCTTTCTCCCGCTTGCGGGGGAGAGGGGGCCGGGGGGAGAGGGGGCCTACAGGATCGCCGCGGCGATCACGATCGAGAGGGCGATGGCGATCCCGGCCATCATCACCGCGAGCGCCGTGTTGTGCTCCTCGATAATCTCCTTCCAGAGCGTTCCCGGCGTCATCCGGTCGACGGCGACCAGCGCCGCCACGAAGATCAGGATGCCGAGCACCGCGTAGACCGCGGCGGCGAGGAGGCCCTGCGCGAGCTGTTCGTTCATGTCGAAGCTCTCACTTTCCGCCGACGTAGCGTCCCGAGCCGTAGTAGTGGGGGCGGTACGCGCCGGGGTTGTCGCGCACCGTTGGGGTAACGTTCCGGACCTCGTTAGTCCGCAGCATGCTCCACCCGCGGTACTCCGCGTAGCCGAGCAGGGCCAGCACCGCCAGCCCGAAGACGAAGTAGAGCCTGGGTCCCATCACTCGTCGTCCTCCGAGCCGTAGTCGCTCTCCTGCCAGCGGGTGGTCTCGAACCACGCGCCGCCCAGGAGGGAGAGCACCGGGGGGACCGCCAGCACCAGCAGGGCGGCCAGGAAGAAGCCCAGGCTCGGCACGTCGTGGTACACGCGGATGGTGTAGCTCACGGGGGCCGGGCCGTCCGGCTCGATCCGCAGCACGTAGCGCCCGGGCGGCACGGCGGGGACGCGCGCCTCGTCGGAGCGGGATCCCTCGGTCCAGTCCTCCCCGCCGTCCCGGCCGAAGTAGTAGCTCACCTCCCGCCCGAACTC encodes:
- a CDS encoding DUF350 domain-containing protein, translated to MNEQLAQGLLAAAVYAVLGILIFVAALVAVDRMTPGTLWKEIIEEHNTALAVMMAGIAIALSIVIAAAIL